A region of Bradyrhizobium sp. SZCCHNS1050 DNA encodes the following proteins:
- the hpnC gene encoding squalene synthase HpnC, with protein MTTASDLRSGKTHRDENFPVASWIIRPEHRALILAFYNFVRTADDIADHPSLPGEEKLRLLDLLEAELTGTGETQDVAVSLRRALAERGMPPRHALDLLVAFRMDVTKLRYENWDEVIHYCRYSAMPVGRFMLDVHGESTATWPASDAICAGLQINNHLQDCGKDYKALNRVYLPRDALAEAGATVEMLGEAKSPPPLLACLQKLAVRNAALLDEGRDLNSGVKDFRFGLEIAVIQAFADRIVALLKVRDPLSERVHLSPVGMLGLTFTSVMGEIGRRVAGRHPVTKSAAGA; from the coding sequence ATGACCACCGCGAGCGATTTGCGATCCGGCAAGACACACCGGGACGAGAACTTTCCGGTGGCGTCGTGGATCATCCGTCCCGAGCACCGGGCGCTGATCCTCGCCTTCTACAATTTCGTGCGCACCGCCGACGACATCGCCGACCACCCGAGCCTGCCGGGTGAGGAGAAGCTGCGGCTGCTCGATCTGCTCGAAGCCGAGCTGACCGGGACGGGCGAGACCCAGGACGTCGCCGTCAGCCTGCGCCGGGCGCTCGCCGAGCGCGGCATGCCGCCTCGGCACGCGCTCGATCTGCTGGTTGCCTTCCGGATGGACGTGACCAAGCTGCGCTACGAGAACTGGGACGAGGTCATCCACTACTGCCGCTACTCGGCGATGCCGGTCGGCCGCTTCATGCTCGACGTGCACGGCGAGTCCACCGCGACCTGGCCGGCCTCGGACGCGATCTGTGCGGGCCTGCAGATCAACAACCACCTGCAGGACTGCGGCAAGGACTACAAGGCGCTCAACCGCGTGTATCTGCCGCGCGATGCGCTGGCGGAAGCCGGCGCGACCGTCGAGATGCTCGGCGAGGCCAAGTCGCCGCCGCCTCTGCTGGCCTGCCTGCAGAAGCTCGCGGTGCGCAACGCGGCGCTGCTCGATGAGGGCAGGGACCTCAACAGCGGCGTCAAGGATTTCCGCTTCGGACTGGAGATCGCCGTGATCCAGGCTTTCGCCGACCGCATCGTGGCGTTGCTGAAGGTGCGCGATCCGCTGAGCGAGCGCGTGCACCTGTCGCCCGTCGGCATGCTCGGCCTCACCTTCACGTCGGTCATGGGCGAGATCGGCCGCCGCGTGGCCGGGCGTCATCCCGTCACCAAATCGGCAGCCGGCGCATGA
- the hpnD gene encoding presqualene diphosphate synthase HpnD, with product MTLEATADNIDHGTAASGSSFYAAMRILPRAQRDAMFQVYSFCREVDDIADSDGPRPERLAALQKWRDDIDALYQGNPPPRLRDYVSSVKTFGLKREDFLAIIDGMEMDVPQEIRAPDLATLDLYCDRVASAVGRLSVRIFGMPEEDGILLAHHLGRALQLTNILRDIDEDAGIGRLYLPREALLFAGITGDDPVKVTQERALPKVCNSVAVRAKTHFEKADEIMRRNRRRAVRAPRIMSKYYRAVFDLLLERGFAPPREPVRVSKLTKIGIILRYAII from the coding sequence ATGACCCTCGAGGCAACCGCAGACAATATCGATCACGGCACGGCGGCCTCCGGCAGCTCGTTCTATGCCGCCATGCGCATCCTGCCGCGCGCCCAGCGCGACGCGATGTTCCAGGTCTACAGCTTCTGCCGCGAGGTCGACGACATCGCCGATTCCGACGGCCCGCGGCCCGAGCGGCTGGCGGCGCTGCAGAAATGGCGCGACGACATCGACGCGCTGTACCAGGGCAACCCGCCGCCGCGGCTGCGCGACTATGTCAGCTCGGTGAAGACCTTCGGGCTGAAGCGCGAGGACTTCCTCGCCATCATCGACGGCATGGAGATGGACGTGCCGCAGGAGATCCGCGCGCCGGATCTCGCGACGCTCGACCTTTATTGCGACCGCGTGGCGAGCGCGGTCGGCCGCCTCTCGGTGCGCATCTTCGGCATGCCCGAGGAGGACGGCATCCTGCTCGCGCACCATCTCGGCCGCGCGCTGCAGCTCACCAACATCCTGCGCGACATCGACGAGGATGCCGGCATCGGCCGGCTCTATCTGCCGCGCGAGGCGCTGCTGTTCGCCGGCATCACCGGCGACGATCCGGTCAAGGTCACGCAGGAGCGCGCGCTGCCCAAGGTCTGCAACTCGGTTGCGGTCAGGGCCAAGACGCATTTCGAGAAGGCCGACGAGATCATGCGGCGAAATCGCCGGCGCGCCGTGCGGGCGCCGCGGATCATGTCAAAATATTATCGTGCCGTGTTCGACCTCTTGCTCGAACGAGGCTTCGCGCCGCCGCGCGAGCCTGTCCGCGTGAGCAAGCTCACGAAGATCGGCATCATCCTTCGTTACGCAATCATCTGA
- the hpnE gene encoding hydroxysqualene dehydroxylase HpnE codes for MQKTAHIIGAGVSGLSAGVRLANAGYIVHVHEATQQLGGRCRSYYDAATDLVIDNGNHLLLSANHHVLAYARAIGSEAGLVGPAKAEFAFVDIRSGQRWLLDLGNDRLPLWVFDEGRRVPDTKLGDYLALSPLIWAGTSRTIGSTIPCKGTLYDRLVQPLLLAALNCDPPEGSAGLAGAIVRETLLAGGQACRPLIARDGLSGVLIDPAVKFLEGKGGSVRIGRELRGLDDGGGRVTGLRFGGDETVALGPSDVVVLAVPPRPAMALLPGLTGPTKYRAIVNAHFRITPPRDAPALLGVVGGLVEWLFAFPQRLSVTISNGDRLVDMPREELAAAIWADVCKAAGITAELPPWQIVRERRATFEATPEQNALRPGAKTAFGNLALAGDWTDTGLPATIEGSVRSGDRAANLLLGHG; via the coding sequence ATGCAGAAGACAGCTCACATCATCGGCGCCGGCGTGTCCGGCCTTTCCGCCGGCGTGCGGCTCGCCAATGCGGGCTACATCGTCCATGTCCACGAGGCGACGCAGCAGCTCGGCGGCCGCTGCCGGTCCTATTACGACGCCGCGACCGACCTGGTGATCGACAACGGCAACCATCTGCTGCTGTCGGCCAATCATCACGTGTTGGCCTATGCCCGCGCGATCGGCTCGGAGGCGGGGCTCGTGGGGCCGGCGAAGGCAGAGTTCGCCTTCGTCGACATCCGCAGCGGCCAGCGCTGGCTGCTCGATCTCGGCAACGACCGGCTGCCGCTGTGGGTGTTCGACGAGGGCCGCCGCGTGCCGGATACCAAGCTCGGCGACTATCTCGCGCTGTCGCCGCTGATCTGGGCCGGTACGTCCAGGACGATCGGCAGCACGATTCCCTGCAAGGGTACGCTGTATGACCGTCTGGTGCAGCCGCTGCTGCTTGCGGCGCTCAACTGCGATCCGCCGGAGGGGTCGGCGGGGCTGGCCGGCGCCATCGTCCGCGAGACCTTGCTCGCCGGCGGCCAGGCCTGCCGGCCGTTGATCGCGCGCGACGGCTTGTCGGGCGTGCTGATCGATCCGGCCGTGAAATTCCTGGAAGGCAAGGGCGGCAGCGTGCGGATCGGCCGCGAGCTGCGCGGCCTCGACGATGGGGGCGGTCGCGTCACCGGGCTCAGGTTCGGCGGCGATGAAACCGTCGCGCTCGGTCCTTCCGATGTCGTGGTGCTCGCCGTGCCGCCGCGGCCGGCGATGGCCCTGCTGCCGGGGCTCACGGGGCCGACGAAATATCGTGCCATCGTCAATGCCCATTTCCGCATCACGCCGCCGCGCGATGCACCAGCTCTGCTCGGGGTGGTCGGCGGCCTGGTCGAGTGGCTGTTCGCCTTCCCGCAACGGCTCTCGGTCACCATCAGCAATGGCGATCGCCTCGTCGACATGCCGCGCGAGGAGCTCGCCGCCGCGATCTGGGCCGACGTCTGCAAGGCCGCCGGGATCACGGCGGAGCTGCCGCCGTGGCAGATCGTGCGCGAGCGTCGCGCCACCTTCGAGGCGACGCCCGAGCAGAACGCGCTCCGACCGGGAGCGAAGACGGCGTTCGGCAATCTCGCTCTGGCGGGGGACTGGACCGATACCGGCCTGCCGGCAACCATCGAAGGCTCGGTGCGCTCCGGCGACCGCGCTGCGAATCTCCTGCTCGGGCACGGTTGA
- a CDS encoding phosphorylase: MKLGMGDDTSADRPIDSRPVLVVTGLVQEARIAAGPGMMVICSSSDPRQLRSLLTVFDPTSIRGVVSFGVAGGLDPSLKAGDIVVATEVTAGDARWLSGLSLREEHIARAALKKRRVVRGVLAGAEEVVVAQARKAALRMKTGAAAVDMESHIAAAYAAEYGLPFAALRVISDPAHRTLPSLAKDAIKPNGDIDLPMILRGVARNPAVLRGLVSTGIEFNRALRSLRGARDLLLSGMLAAEHFLETETLAAAEA, translated from the coding sequence GTGAAGTTGGGGATGGGGGACGACACGTCCGCGGATCGCCCGATTGATTCGCGGCCGGTCTTGGTCGTGACGGGCTTGGTGCAGGAGGCCCGGATTGCTGCCGGGCCCGGCATGATGGTGATCTGCAGCTCGAGCGACCCCAGGCAGTTGCGCTCGCTGCTCACCGTGTTCGATCCGACCTCGATCCGCGGCGTCGTCAGCTTCGGCGTGGCCGGCGGTCTCGATCCGAGCCTCAAGGCCGGCGACATCGTCGTCGCCACCGAAGTGACCGCCGGCGATGCCCGCTGGCTGTCGGGCCTGTCGCTGCGCGAGGAGCACATCGCCCGCGCCGCCCTGAAGAAGCGCCGCGTTGTGCGCGGCGTGCTCGCCGGGGCCGAAGAGGTGGTGGTGGCCCAGGCCCGCAAGGCGGCGCTGCGCATGAAGACCGGTGCGGCCGCGGTCGACATGGAGAGCCACATCGCCGCCGCCTATGCCGCCGAGTACGGGCTGCCGTTCGCGGCGCTGCGGGTGATCTCCGATCCCGCCCATCGCACCCTCCCGTCGCTTGCCAAGGACGCCATCAAGCCCAACGGCGACATCGACCTGCCGATGATCCTGCGCGGCGTCGCCCGCAATCCGGCCGTGCTGCGCGGCCTGGTGTCGACGGGCATCGAGTTCAATCGCGCCCTGCGCTCGCTGCGCGGCGCCCGCGACCTGCTGCTGAGCGGCATGCTGGCGGCTGAGCATTTCCTCGAGACCGAGACGCTGGCCGCTGCCGAGGCGTGA
- the hpnH gene encoding adenosyl-hopene transferase HpnH, whose product MAIPFHKELRIGAYLMKQKLLGRKRYPLVLMLEPLFRCNLACAGCGKIDYPDAILNRRMSAQECWDAADECGAPMVAIPGGEPLIHKEIGEIVRGLVARKKFVSLCTNALLLEKKLDLFEPSPYLFFSVHLDGLREHHDKAVSQKGVFDRAVSAIKAAKARGFTVNVNATVFDGHPAEEIAKFLDFTTELGVGVTMSPGYAYERAPDQEHFLNRTKTKQLFRDVFKLGKGKKWNFMHSGLFLDFLAGNQEFECTPWGMPARNIFGWQKPCYLLGEGYTKTFKELMETTDWDSYGTGKYEKCADCMAHCGYEATAANAALTNPIKAMFVSLRGIKTEGPMAPEIDLSKQRPAQYVFSSEVQKRLSEIRHDEAIEAQQKASTAA is encoded by the coding sequence ATGGCAATCCCCTTCCATAAGGAACTGCGTATCGGGGCCTATCTGATGAAGCAGAAGCTTCTCGGCCGGAAACGCTATCCGCTCGTGCTGATGCTGGAGCCGCTGTTCCGCTGCAACCTGGCGTGCGCCGGCTGCGGCAAGATCGACTATCCCGACGCGATCCTCAACCGCCGCATGAGCGCGCAGGAGTGCTGGGACGCGGCCGACGAGTGCGGCGCGCCGATGGTCGCGATCCCCGGCGGCGAGCCGCTGATCCACAAGGAGATCGGCGAGATCGTGCGCGGCCTGGTCGCCCGCAAGAAGTTCGTCTCGCTCTGCACCAACGCGCTGCTGCTGGAGAAGAAGCTCGACCTGTTCGAGCCGTCGCCATATTTGTTCTTCTCGGTGCACCTCGACGGCCTGCGCGAGCATCACGACAAGGCGGTGTCGCAGAAGGGCGTGTTCGACCGCGCCGTCTCCGCGATCAAGGCCGCCAAGGCGCGCGGCTTCACCGTCAACGTCAACGCCACGGTGTTCGACGGCCATCCCGCCGAGGAGATCGCCAAGTTCCTGGACTTCACGACCGAGCTCGGCGTCGGCGTGACCATGTCGCCCGGCTATGCCTATGAGCGCGCGCCGGACCAGGAGCACTTCCTCAACCGCACCAAGACCAAGCAGCTGTTCCGCGACGTCTTCAAGCTCGGCAAGGGCAAGAAGTGGAATTTCATGCATTCCGGTCTGTTCCTCGACTTCCTGGCCGGCAACCAGGAGTTCGAGTGCACCCCCTGGGGCATGCCTGCGCGCAACATCTTCGGCTGGCAGAAGCCCTGCTATCTGCTCGGCGAAGGCTACACCAAGACCTTCAAGGAGCTGATGGAGACCACCGACTGGGACTCCTACGGCACCGGCAAGTACGAGAAGTGTGCCGACTGCATGGCGCATTGCGGCTACGAGGCGACCGCCGCCAATGCGGCGTTGACCAACCCGATCAAGGCGATGTTCGTGTCGCTGCGCGGCATCAAGACCGAAGGCCCGATGGCGCCGGAGATCGACCTCTCCAAGCAGCGCCCGGCGCAGTACGTGTTCTCGTCGGAGGTGCAGAAGCGCCTCTCCGAGATCCGTCACGACGAGGCGATCGAGGCGCAGCAGAAGGCCTCGACGGCCGCCTGA
- the ispH gene encoding 4-hydroxy-3-methylbut-2-enyl diphosphate reductase, giving the protein MQVYLAQPRGFCAGVVRAIEIVERALEKYGPPVYVRHEIVHNKHVVESLKAKGAIFVEDLSEVPPRAVTVFSAHGVARTVEEEAAARGLPVLNATCPLVTKVHNQGKRYMSKGRTLVLIGHAGHPEVEGTMGQVPGPVHLVQNVADVATLPLPVDTPLAYITQTTLSVDDTRDIILALQARFTDLQGPDIRDICYATQNRQSAVRDLSKLVDVILVVGAANSSNSNRLREIGTEAGVASYLIADGSELDPVWLKDAKAVGITAGASAPEVLVDDVIEALRRIGPVEVAVVPGREENIEFRLPAELVAG; this is encoded by the coding sequence ATGCAGGTGTATCTCGCGCAGCCGCGCGGTTTTTGTGCTGGAGTCGTGCGTGCGATCGAGATCGTGGAGCGCGCGCTGGAGAAGTATGGCCCGCCGGTCTATGTGCGTCATGAGATCGTCCACAACAAGCACGTGGTCGAGAGCCTGAAGGCCAAGGGCGCCATCTTCGTCGAGGACCTCTCCGAGGTCCCCCCGCGCGCCGTCACCGTGTTCAGCGCCCACGGCGTCGCCCGGACGGTGGAGGAGGAAGCGGCCGCCCGCGGGCTGCCGGTGCTCAATGCCACCTGCCCGCTGGTGACGAAGGTCCACAACCAGGGCAAGCGCTACATGTCCAAAGGCCGTACCCTGGTACTTATCGGCCATGCCGGCCACCCGGAAGTCGAGGGAACCATGGGCCAGGTTCCCGGCCCGGTCCACCTGGTGCAGAACGTGGCCGATGTGGCCACCCTGCCCCTGCCGGTCGATACCCCGCTGGCCTATATTACCCAGACTACGCTCAGCGTGGACGACACAAGAGACATCATTTTAGCCCTCCAAGCCCGCTTTACAGACCTTCAAGGTCCCGATATCCGGGATATCTGCTATGCGACACAGAACCGGCAATCTGCGGTAAGGGACTTAAGCAAGCTGGTGGACGTCATCCTGGTGGTGGGCGCCGCCAACAGCTCCAACTCGAACAGACTGCGCGAGATCGGCACCGAGGCCGGGGTCGCAAGCTATCTGATCGCTGATGGCAGCGAGCTCGATCCGGTTTGGCTGAAGGATGCCAAGGCCGTCGGCATCACCGCCGGCGCCTCGGCTCCCGAAGTTCTCGTCGACGACGTCATCGAAGCCCTGCGGCGCATCGGACCGGTCGAGGTCGCGGTGGTCCCGGGGCGGGAAGAAAACATCGAATTCCGCCTGCCGGCCGAATTGGTCGCGGGCTGA